In Neisseria brasiliensis, the following proteins share a genomic window:
- a CDS encoding YadA-like family protein, protein MVANGSDTLDIKLAKDITVDSVKAGNTTINNNGITITDGPTITKEKVDVAGNKITNVKAGEKPTDAVNVSQLEKAQKAATTKVEGDQGVTVTPKDNGDGSKTYIVAAKTDGVTTKVDEAGNIAAVTSDITADDKGVSSATTPTALATAGDVAEAINASGFNVKSGGNKADGDEAEATLINPGEEVEFNAGKNLTVKRVGNVFTYATADDVEFNTVKATTVTTGDATLNSDGLTINNGPSVTKTGIDAAGTQITNVKAGEKPTDAVNVSQLEKAQKAATTKVEGDQGVTVTHEVSKEDGSTTYTVAAKTDGVTTKVDKAGNIAAVTSDITADDKGVSSATTPTALATAGDVAEAINNSGFTLTAQGENGSLVKPGSTVDMKNTDGNIVISKSADSNDVVYNLAKNITVDSVKAGDTTISNEGVKNGDTSLTKDGITINNGTAGKPVTLTKDGLDNGGNKITNVKAGKADTDAVNVSQLKAAQAAATTKVGGDQGVTVTPKVSQQDGSTTYTVAAKTDGVTTEVDTNGNIAAITGDITTDGKGNASTTMPNALATAQTVTDAINNSGFTAKANGDTGEFISSGDEVNFVDGKNITIKRDGANFTVATKDDVDFNTVTAKTVTTGDSTLNSDGLTINNGPSVTKTGIDAADKKITNVAAGKVAADSKDAVNGSQLYATANSVANHLGGGSTVNADGTVSAPSYTLTNPADGSTTAVNNVGDAISGLDKAVNQPLTFAGDSGDNVNRKLGQTVNVKGGVTDTAKLSDGNIGVVANGSDTLEVKLAKDVNLGQEGSLTTGNTVVNNNGVTIAAPTEANPQNTVSISPIGLNNGGNTITNVAPGKNGTDAVNVNQLVGMGNQLQQNIDNVGKKAYAGVAGAIAQSSIPQVTRPGATGLGIGGGHYGGESAMAIGVSSMSDGGNWIIKGNFSTNTGGHVGVGAGALYQW, encoded by the coding sequence GTGGTAGCTAATGGTAGTGACACTTTGGATATCAAATTAGCCAAAGATATCACGGTTGACAGTGTTAAAGCAGGGAATACCACCATCAACAACAATGGTATAACCATCACAGATGGTCCAACCATTACCAAAGAGAAAGTGGATGTTGCGGGTAATAAAATCACCAATGTGAAAGCAGGTGAAAAACCAACTGATGCGGTCAACGTAAGTCAGTTGGAAAAAGCCCAAAAAGCAGCGACTACCAAAGTTGAAGGTGATCAGGGTGTAACTGTTACCCCTAAGGACAACGGAGACGGCAGCAAAACTTATATCGTGGCCGCTAAAACCGACGGTGTGACCACCAAAGTTGATGAAGCAGGCAATATTGCCGCTGTAACCAGCGACATTACTGCGGACGACAAAGGTGTTTCTAGCGCAACGACCCCGACTGCATTGGCCACCGCAGGTGACGTAGCCGAAGCCATTAACGCTTCAGGCTTCAACGTTAAATCAGGCGGTAACAAAGCTGATGGTGACGAAGCCGAAGCAACCTTGATTAACCCAGGCGAAGAAGTTGAGTTTAACGCAGGTAAGAACCTGACTGTTAAACGCGTAGGCAACGTATTTACTTACGCTACTGCAGATGATGTTGAGTTCAATACTGTTAAAGCAACTACAGTGACTACTGGTGACGCCACCCTGAATTCAGACGGCCTGACCATTAACAATGGTCCGAGCGTAACGAAGACAGGTATTGATGCAGCTGGCACCCAAATCACCAATGTGAAAGCAGGTGAAAAACCAACTGATGCGGTCAACGTAAGTCAGTTGGAAAAAGCCCAAAAAGCAGCGACTACCAAAGTTGAAGGTGACCAAGGTGTAACTGTTACCCATGAAGTAAGTAAAGAGGACGGCAGCACCACTTACACCGTGGCGGCTAAAACCGACGGTGTGACCACCAAAGTTGATAAAGCAGGCAATATTGCCGCTGTAACCAGCGACATTACTGCAGACGACAAAGGTGTTTCTAGCGCAACGACCCCGACTGCATTGGCCACCGCAGGTGACGTAGCAGAAGCCATCAACAATTCTGGTTTTACTTTGACCGCTCAAGGTGAAAATGGCTCATTGGTAAAACCGGGTTCAACAGTTGATATGAAAAATACTGATGGCAATATCGTGATCAGTAAATCAGCTGATAGTAATGATGTTGTTTACAATCTTGCTAAAAACATTACCGTTGACAGCGTTAAAGCCGGTGATACCACCATCAGTAATGAGGGTGTTAAGAACGGTGACACCAGCCTGACTAAAGATGGCATTACCATCAATAACGGTACAGCAGGTAAACCTGTTACATTGACCAAAGATGGCTTAGACAACGGTGGTAATAAAATCACCAATGTGAAAGCTGGCAAGGCCGATACCGATGCAGTCAACGTTAGTCAGCTGAAAGCAGCTCAAGCTGCGGCGACTACTAAGGTTGGAGGTGATCAGGGTGTAACTGTTACTCCTAAAGTAAGCCAACAGGACGGCAGCACCACTTACACCGTTGCAGCCAAAACCGACGGTGTAACCACTGAAGTTGATACTAACGGCAACATTGCCGCCATCACTGGTGACATCACTACTGACGGTAAAGGCAATGCCAGCACGACCATGCCTAATGCGCTGGCGACTGCCCAAACGGTGACCGATGCCATCAATAACTCTGGCTTTACTGCTAAAGCAAACGGTGATACAGGTGAATTCATCAGCTCAGGTGATGAAGTGAACTTCGTTGATGGTAAAAACATCACCATTAAACGTGACGGTGCTAACTTTACCGTTGCCACTAAAGACGATGTTGATTTCAACACCGTTACAGCCAAGACGGTAACCACTGGTGACAGTACCCTGAATTCAGACGGCCTAACCATTAATAATGGCCCGAGCGTAACGAAGACAGGTATTGATGCCGCTGATAAAAAGATCACCAACGTAGCAGCCGGTAAGGTTGCCGCAGACAGCAAAGATGCGGTCAATGGCAGCCAGCTCTATGCTACAGCCAACAGCGTTGCCAACCATTTGGGTGGCGGCTCGACTGTGAATGCAGATGGTACGGTAAGCGCCCCTAGCTATACCTTGACCAATCCTGCAGATGGCAGCACAACTGCGGTGAATAATGTCGGCGATGCGATTAGTGGTTTGGACAAAGCCGTGAATCAGCCGCTTACCTTTGCTGGTGACAGTGGTGACAATGTTAACCGCAAGCTGGGTCAAACCGTGAATGTGAAAGGCGGCGTAACCGATACTGCCAAGCTTTCAGACGGCAACATCGGTGTGGTAGCCAATGGTAGCGATACCTTGGAAGTGAAATTGGCTAAAGATGTGAATCTGGGTCAAGAAGGTTCACTGACTACCGGTAATACCGTGGTTAACAACAACGGTGTGACCATTGCCGCGCCAACTGAAGCCAATCCGCAAAATACCGTGAGCATCAGCCCGATCGGCCTGAATAACGGTGGTAATACCATTACCAACGTGGCACCGGGTAAAAACGGTACCGATGCGGTCAACGTGAATCAGTTGGTTGGTATGGGTAATCAGTTGCAACAAAACATTGACAATGTCGGCAAGAAAGCTTATGCCGGTGTGGCTGGTGCGATTGCCCAAAGCTCAATTCCGCAAGTAACCCGTCCGGGTGCGACCGGCTTGGGTATCGGTGGTGGTCACTACGGTGGCGAATCTGCTATGGCCATCGGTGTATCTTCGATGAGCGATGGTGGCAACTGGATTATCAAAGGTAACTTCTCAACCAATACCGGCGGCCATGTGGGCGTGGGTGCAGGTGCGTTGTACCAATGGTAA
- a CDS encoding NAD(P)H-hydrate epimerase, translating to MKIYNAKEMRAAEQAAVDKGTSFEQLMENAGQAAAADILQHCAGRQKVLIVCGKGNNGGDGLVIARVLQRHGWQVDIALVCGNTLSDLSELNRRRLKGLSGITFLDEEDLLGRLKTRNAYDVVIDGIFGTGFSGNLPRNIVAVCQALNASDGLKIALDMPTGLNGDTAECDEHTFCADMTYAFGAYKPAHMNETAQAFCGEVVCLEIGID from the coding sequence ATGAAAATTTACAATGCCAAAGAAATGCGTGCCGCCGAGCAAGCCGCGGTGGATAAAGGCACATCATTTGAGCAGTTGATGGAAAACGCGGGGCAAGCGGCGGCAGCGGATATTTTGCAGCATTGTGCTGGTCGGCAAAAAGTATTGATTGTGTGTGGCAAAGGTAATAATGGCGGTGATGGATTGGTGATTGCACGCGTGTTGCAGCGGCATGGCTGGCAAGTGGATATTGCCTTGGTCTGCGGCAATACATTATCGGATTTATCAGAACTTAATCGCCGACGTTTAAAAGGGTTGTCAGGCATCACTTTTTTAGATGAAGAAGATTTATTAGGCCGTCTGAAAACAAGAAATGCTTATGATGTGGTGATTGACGGTATATTCGGCACTGGTTTCAGCGGGAATTTGCCGCGAAATATCGTTGCTGTCTGCCAAGCACTAAATGCTTCAGACGGCCTCAAAATTGCTTTGGATATGCCCACAGGTTTAAACGGCGATACGGCTGAATGCGATGAACACACTTTTTGCGCCGACATGACTTACGCTTTTGGCGCATACAAGCCCGCGCATATGAATGAAACTGCGCAGGCATTTTGTGGAGAAGTGGTGTGCTTGGAAATTGGAATAGATTAA
- the crcB gene encoding fluoride efflux transporter CrcB: MSPASFLPIAIGAAFGAGIRWLFGLYFAHITTSFAFGTLAANWVGALLIGICAELVQHPQWKLLLITGFLGSLTTFSSFSLEMVQLMQAQRWGAAFGAATLHVFGSFVLTALGMWLAQMFKAV, translated from the coding sequence ATGTCTCCCGCTTCTTTTCTGCCGATTGCTATTGGCGCTGCATTTGGTGCCGGTATCCGCTGGCTGTTCGGCCTTTATTTTGCCCATATCACCACTTCATTTGCTTTCGGCACTTTGGCGGCAAACTGGGTCGGCGCACTGCTTATCGGCATTTGCGCCGAATTGGTGCAACATCCGCAATGGAAGCTGCTGCTGATTACCGGCTTTCTCGGCAGCTTGACGACATTTTCCAGCTTTTCGTTGGAAATGGTTCAGCTTATGCAGGCACAGCGTTGGGGCGCGGCTTTTGGCGCAGCGACCTTGCACGTTTTCGGCTCTTTTGTGCTGACGGCTTTAGGCATGTGGCTGGCACAAATGTTTAAGGCCGTCTGA
- a CDS encoding energy-coupling factor ABC transporter permease — MIFQAEWFSSAALIAAWLILAALLAACAKPAFKAIAAHRSAVTLAILILTTAWLLSATPDDGQLAGMSYHLLAMNLVALMIGTPAAFWLGALLLFSYVWLFGGDWQVYPINALALLLPPLAINILFRRLVNMLPANLFIFIFVNGFIGSAASILFTGLVLVTVLDWAAAFPSEVLWSTALPVFILIAWAEAFLSGITTAIFVALRPQWLNTFDDNRYLKSSNQIW; from the coding sequence ATGATTTTTCAAGCCGAATGGTTTTCATCTGCTGCTTTGATTGCGGCATGGCTCATCTTGGCTGCCTTGCTAGCGGCGTGTGCCAAACCTGCTTTCAAAGCTATTGCCGCACATCGCTCGGCCGTGACCTTGGCTATTTTGATTTTGACCACAGCATGGCTTTTGAGCGCGACACCTGATGACGGCCAACTTGCCGGCATGAGCTATCACCTTTTGGCAATGAATTTAGTGGCACTCATGATTGGCACACCAGCGGCTTTTTGGTTGGGCGCATTGCTGCTTTTTTCTTATGTATGGCTGTTTGGCGGTGATTGGCAGGTGTACCCTATCAATGCTTTGGCGCTATTACTACCGCCTCTGGCCATCAATATTTTATTTCGCCGCTTGGTGAATATGTTGCCGGCCAATCTGTTTATTTTTATTTTCGTCAACGGCTTTATCGGCTCGGCAGCCAGCATCTTGTTTACCGGCTTGGTGTTGGTCACAGTTTTGGATTGGGCTGCAGCCTTTCCTAGCGAAGTATTGTGGTCCACCGCCCTGCCCGTTTTTATTCTGATTGCTTGGGCGGAAGCCTTTTTAAGCGGCATCACCACTGCGATTTTTGTGGCGTTACGGCCGCAATGGCTCAATACTTTCGACGACAACCGCTATTTAAAATCAAGCAATCAAATTTGGTAG
- a CDS encoding DNA translocase FtsK, which yields MLWTVLIFLLLCAIGGLLWFHYQQDQQWRQELGRMEKGEGDDLAELAQYAENPEEAQAAHKFGHQAKAAYSRTVARLRLLAAQRHSAKSADNQTQELDYVDDSSAFSEQSYHEAELAQAQEEAEFQREFQQHTYQKVNKPVQPLEEVQEFIRPARASKRLSAVPDPVIVPFEETDIPEYVPRKVQGAAFEEITLEDATRSLSEAVLQEITEQKNVKKQVFSEEQSVQTASFQPSRRPRQDLEVIDFDDPALRRTRERVLAQVEEIHINPAQKPRIESAQNALRTVERETIPVKDIPSRWDEIDVEKIHSNLARQTAARSRLAAAVAPIQDYQPTIIQDDEILANLSQSTSPLNRRVQPIRRIDTRTRESVIPDSVVVEKSSAVVQPAKPAPKASRFQNNEAFISRPPAPNATVVEPPVVPKVDPVPVNIPEPPAFKEPPAVTLPEVSVNAHVSNRPLRSLQDFLISETEEIITEPKPAVQTALDEATVSVFEQRGHSVEHESMLSEHLYDDAANSDEYAAAQDGRYDEEPSLADQWPEENDELAAPVSAEAPHAISQPAPALQQAVVMPSEMNLPSVDLLLPPQFDPTATQTEEALIENGIIIEDKLAEFKVKVKVVDSYSGPVITRYEIEPDVGVRGSAVINLEKDLARSLGVASIRVVETIPGKTCMGLELPNPRRQMIRLSEIFNSPVFTESESKLTLALGQDITGEPVITDLAKAPHLLVAGTTGSGKSVGVNAMILSMLFKASPEDVRMIMIDPKMLELSIYEGIPHLLAPVVTDMKLAANALNWCVNEMEKRYRLMSHAGVRNLAGFNQKIAEAAARGEKIVNPFTLTPDNPEYLEKLPFIVVVVDEFADLMMTAGKKIEELIARLAQKARAAGIHLILATQRPSVDVITGLIKANIPTRIAFQVSSKIDSRTILDQMGAENLLGQGDMLYLPPGTSYPQRVHGAFASDDEVHRVVEYLKQFGEPDYVEEILSGGMTEDLPGMGNRSDSDQDPMYDEAIAYVVKTRKASISGVQRQLRIGYNRAARLVEQMEADGIVSSAEANGNRTVLAPSSSHLD from the coding sequence ATGTTGTGGACGGTGTTGATTTTCCTTCTGTTGTGCGCTATCGGCGGATTGTTGTGGTTCCATTACCAACAAGACCAACAATGGCGGCAGGAGCTTGGCCGCATGGAAAAAGGCGAAGGCGATGACTTAGCCGAATTGGCACAATACGCCGAAAATCCTGAAGAAGCGCAAGCGGCACACAAGTTCGGCCATCAAGCCAAAGCTGCTTACAGCAGAACCGTCGCCCGTTTGCGTCTGTTGGCGGCGCAACGCCACAGTGCCAAATCAGCAGATAATCAAACGCAAGAATTAGATTATGTGGATGATTCTTCTGCTTTTTCCGAGCAGTCTTACCATGAAGCCGAATTGGCGCAAGCTCAAGAAGAAGCAGAATTTCAGCGTGAGTTTCAGCAACATACCTATCAAAAAGTCAATAAACCCGTGCAGCCGTTGGAGGAGGTGCAAGAATTTATCCGTCCTGCGCGCGCGTCCAAACGCTTGTCTGCCGTGCCTGATCCGGTGATTGTGCCGTTTGAAGAAACCGATATTCCCGAATATGTGCCGCGCAAGGTGCAGGGCGCAGCTTTTGAAGAAATCACTTTGGAAGATGCCACCCGTTCGTTAAGCGAAGCCGTGTTGCAGGAAATAACGGAGCAAAAAAACGTTAAAAAACAAGTATTCTCTGAAGAGCAATCGGTTCAGACGGCCTCATTCCAGCCGTCACGCCGTCCGCGCCAAGATTTAGAAGTGATTGATTTCGATGATCCGGCTTTGCGCCGCACTCGCGAGCGTGTGTTGGCACAAGTGGAGGAAATCCACATCAATCCGGCGCAAAAGCCGCGCATTGAATCGGCGCAAAATGCTTTGCGTACAGTGGAGCGTGAAACCATTCCGGTCAAAGACATTCCGAGCCGTTGGGATGAAATTGACGTGGAAAAAATCCACTCAAATCTGGCGCGCCAAACCGCCGCCCGCAGCCGCTTGGCCGCTGCGGTTGCGCCGATTCAAGATTATCAGCCGACCATTATTCAAGATGATGAAATTTTAGCGAACCTGTCGCAAAGCACTTCGCCGCTCAATCGCCGCGTGCAGCCAATTCGCCGCATCGATACCCGTACGCGTGAAAGCGTGATTCCTGATTCGGTGGTGGTTGAGAAAAGCAGCGCAGTGGTGCAACCTGCCAAACCGGCGCCGAAAGCATCGCGTTTCCAAAATAACGAAGCCTTTATCTCGCGCCCGCCTGCGCCGAATGCGACGGTAGTCGAGCCGCCTGTCGTGCCGAAAGTAGATCCTGTGCCGGTGAATATTCCCGAGCCGCCAGCGTTCAAAGAGCCGCCTGCCGTGACCTTGCCGGAAGTGTCGGTCAATGCGCATGTAAGCAACCGCCCGTTGCGTTCGCTGCAAGACTTTTTAATCAGTGAAACCGAAGAAATCATCACCGAGCCGAAACCTGCCGTTCAGACGGCCTTGGATGAGGCAACCGTATCCGTGTTTGAGCAGCGTGGACATTCAGTTGAACATGAGTCTATGTTGTCTGAACACTTGTACGATGATGCGGCGAATTCGGATGAATACGCAGCGGCGCAAGATGGGCGTTATGATGAAGAGCCATCTTTAGCCGACCAATGGCCTGAAGAAAATGATGAGCTTGCCGCGCCTGTATCTGCTGAAGCCCCCCATGCCATCAGCCAACCAGCGCCTGCGCTTCAGCAAGCAGTGGTAATGCCGTCTGAAATGAATCTGCCGAGCGTAGATTTATTGTTGCCGCCGCAATTCGACCCGACAGCGACGCAAACCGAAGAAGCCTTAATTGAAAACGGCATCATCATTGAAGACAAACTGGCTGAATTTAAAGTCAAGGTTAAGGTGGTGGATTCTTATTCGGGCCCGGTGATTACGCGCTACGAAATCGAGCCGGATGTCGGCGTGCGCGGCAGCGCGGTGATTAATTTGGAAAAAGATCTGGCACGCTCTTTGGGCGTGGCTTCTATCCGTGTGGTCGAAACCATTCCGGGTAAAACCTGCATGGGCTTGGAATTGCCGAACCCGCGTCGCCAAATGATACGCTTAAGTGAAATTTTCAATTCACCGGTGTTTACCGAATCAGAATCCAAGCTGACTTTGGCCTTGGGGCAAGACATTACGGGTGAACCGGTCATTACCGATTTGGCCAAAGCGCCGCACTTACTGGTGGCCGGTACCACCGGCTCCGGCAAATCGGTGGGCGTGAACGCGATGATTCTGTCGATGCTCTTTAAAGCCTCGCCGGAAGATGTGCGTATGATTATGATTGACCCGAAAATGCTGGAATTGAGCATTTACGAAGGCATTCCGCATCTGCTCGCGCCTGTGGTGACCGACATGAAGCTGGCTGCCAATGCGCTCAATTGGTGCGTCAACGAAATGGAAAAACGTTACCGCCTGATGAGCCATGCCGGCGTGCGGAATTTGGCCGGTTTCAACCAAAAAATTGCCGAAGCCGCAGCGCGTGGCGAGAAAATCGTCAACCCGTTTACGCTCACGCCGGATAATCCGGAGTATTTGGAAAAGCTGCCGTTTATCGTGGTGGTAGTGGATGAGTTTGCCGATTTGATGATGACGGCCGGTAAGAAAATCGAAGAATTGATTGCCCGCTTGGCGCAGAAAGCCCGTGCTGCGGGTATCCATTTGATTTTGGCCACCCAGCGCCCGAGCGTGGACGTGATTACCGGTTTGATTAAAGCCAATATCCCGACCCGCATCGCGTTTCAGGTTTCCAGCAAAATCGACAGCCGCACCATTCTTGACCAAATGGGCGCGGAAAATCTGTTAGGCCAAGGCGATATGCTGTATTTGCCGCCGGGAACCAGCTATCCGCAGCGTGTTCACGGCGCGTTTGCTTCCGATGACGAAGTGCACCGCGTGGTGGAATACTTGAAACAATTCGGCGAACCGGATTACGTTGAAGAAATTCTGAGCGGTGGCATGACCGAGGATTTACCGGGCATGGGCAACCGCAGCGACAGCGACCAAGACCCGATGTATGACGAAGCTATTGCCTATGTGGTGAAAACGCGTAAAGCCAGCATTTCCGGTGTGCAGCGTCAATTGCGTATCGGCTACAACCGAGCCGCCCGCTTAGTAGAACAAATGGAAGCCGACGGCATTGTGTCATCGGCAGAAGCCAACGGCAACCGCACCGTATTGGCACCAAGTAGCAGTCATTTGGACTAA
- a CDS encoding ATP-binding cassette domain-containing protein has product MNILQVENASFAVGHVALLDKAAFQLDSGEKIGLIGRNGAGKSSFLKILAGVQKLDDGQIILQNNLKIVYVPQESFFNNAATVFDIVAEGLGEMRGLLSRYHQVSHQLESSSDESLLKELNELQLKIEAQDGWKLDAAVKQTISELGLPEDEKIGNLSGGQKKRVALAQAWVQKPDVLLLDEPTNHLDIDAIIWLENLLKNFEGSLVVITHDRRFLDNVATRIVELDRGTLRSYPGSFSKYSEKKEQELAVEAEHNRLFDKFHAQEEAWIRKGIEARRTRNEGRVRRLEELRRQRAERRNVQGQVNFKLDSGEKSGKIIAELEHASFQYGDKVIMDKFSAIIQRGDKIGLIGPNGIGKTTFLKLILGELQPTYGRIRIGSKQEVAYFDQFRSALNENDTVFYTLGQGNDFVEIGGKKRHVMSYLEDFLFHPARAQSPVSSLSGGERNRLLLAKLFTKPANILVLDEPINDLDIDTQELLEELLRDYQGTVFLVSHDRMFLDNVITQSIVFEGNGRLKEYIGGYEDYLDAKKREQTLQTASTPKAATEPVKEKPKANRTVKLSYKEQRELDALPDEIAALEAEQAELNTQLSDPEIFKDYEKAGALQARAEEIEMLLLDKLELWERLEAKQNGVQ; this is encoded by the coding sequence ATGAATATTCTGCAAGTTGAAAACGCTTCTTTTGCCGTCGGCCATGTCGCTTTATTGGATAAAGCCGCTTTCCAGCTCGACAGCGGCGAAAAAATCGGCTTAATCGGCCGTAACGGTGCGGGTAAATCTTCGTTTTTAAAAATCCTTGCCGGCGTGCAAAAGCTGGACGACGGCCAGATTATTCTGCAAAACAACCTGAAAATCGTTTATGTGCCGCAGGAATCGTTTTTTAATAACGCGGCAACGGTGTTCGACATCGTGGCTGAAGGCTTGGGCGAAATGCGCGGGCTGTTGAGCCGTTATCACCAAGTCAGTCATCAGCTGGAAAGCAGCAGCGATGAAAGTTTATTAAAAGAACTCAATGAATTGCAGCTAAAAATTGAAGCACAAGACGGCTGGAAACTCGATGCGGCGGTGAAACAAACCATCAGCGAATTGGGCTTGCCGGAAGACGAAAAAATCGGCAATCTTTCCGGCGGCCAGAAAAAGCGTGTGGCCCTGGCGCAAGCATGGGTGCAAAAGCCTGATGTATTACTGCTTGATGAGCCGACCAACCATTTGGACATCGACGCGATTATCTGGCTGGAAAACCTGCTGAAAAACTTTGAAGGCAGCTTAGTGGTGATTACCCACGACCGCCGCTTTTTGGATAATGTCGCCACCCGCATTGTTGAGCTCGACCGCGGCACGCTGCGCTCCTATCCGGGCAGCTTCTCCAAATACAGCGAGAAAAAAGAGCAGGAATTGGCCGTTGAAGCCGAACACAACCGCTTGTTCGACAAATTTCACGCGCAGGAAGAAGCGTGGATTCGCAAAGGGATTGAAGCCCGCCGCACACGCAACGAAGGCCGCGTTCGCCGTTTGGAAGAATTGCGCCGCCAACGTGCCGAGCGCCGCAATGTGCAAGGCCAAGTCAATTTCAAGCTCGACAGCGGTGAAAAAAGCGGCAAAATCATCGCCGAATTGGAACACGCCTCTTTTCAATACGGCGACAAAGTCATCATGGATAAATTCTCCGCAATCATTCAGCGCGGCGACAAAATCGGCTTAATCGGCCCCAACGGTATCGGCAAAACCACGTTTTTGAAACTGATTTTGGGCGAATTGCAACCAACTTACGGCCGCATCCGCATCGGCTCCAAACAGGAAGTGGCCTATTTCGACCAATTCCGCAGCGCGTTGAACGAAAACGACACCGTGTTCTACACGCTCGGCCAAGGCAATGATTTTGTCGAAATCGGTGGCAAAAAACGCCATGTCATGAGCTATTTGGAAGATTTCCTGTTTCACCCCGCGCGCGCGCAATCGCCGGTTTCTTCACTTTCCGGCGGCGAACGCAACCGCTTGTTGCTAGCAAAATTATTCACCAAACCAGCCAATATCTTGGTGCTGGACGAGCCGATCAACGACTTGGACATCGACACACAAGAATTGCTGGAAGAGCTGCTGCGCGATTACCAAGGCACGGTGTTTTTGGTCAGCCACGACCGTATGTTCCTCGATAATGTGATTACGCAAAGCATTGTTTTTGAAGGAAACGGCCGTCTGAAAGAATACATCGGCGGCTATGAAGACTATCTCGATGCCAAAAAGCGCGAGCAAACCCTTCAGACCGCCTCAACCCCGAAAGCGGCAACCGAGCCGGTGAAAGAAAAGCCCAAAGCCAACCGCACAGTGAAATTATCCTATAAAGAACAGCGCGAACTCGATGCCCTGCCCGATGAAATCGCCGCGCTAGAAGCCGAACAGGCCGAGCTCAATACCCAGCTTTCTGATCCGGAAATTTTCAAAGACTACGAAAAAGCCGGCGCATTACAAGCGCGCGCGGAAGAAATAGAAATGCTGCTGTTGGATAAGCTGGAATTGTGGGAACGCTTGGAAGCCAAGCAAAATGGTGTGCAGTAA
- the gloA2 gene encoding SMU1112c/YaeR family gloxylase I-like metalloprotein has translation MRLRHVALICADYARSKHFYTEILGLNILAEHYRAERDSYKLDLGIGSHYVLELFSFPNPPPRPSYPEACGLRHLAFAVDDVAAKHDELSEKGIACEDIRIDEYTGKAFFFCQDPDGLPIEFYQE, from the coding sequence ATGCGCCTACGCCACGTCGCCTTAATTTGCGCAGATTACGCGCGAAGCAAACATTTCTATACCGAGATTTTAGGCCTAAACATTCTCGCTGAGCACTACCGCGCCGAGCGAGATTCTTATAAATTGGATTTGGGAATCGGTTCGCATTATGTGCTGGAGCTTTTTTCCTTCCCCAATCCACCGCCACGCCCAAGCTACCCCGAAGCCTGTGGCCTGCGCCATTTGGCTTTTGCCGTGGATGATGTCGCTGCCAAACACGATGAATTAAGCGAAAAAGGCATTGCCTGCGAAGACATCCGCATCGATGAATACACTGGCAAAGCGTTTTTCTTCTGCCAAGATCCCGATGGTTTGCCGATTGAGTTTTATCAGGAATAA
- the nadE gene encoding NAD(+) synthase: MQTQAVVRHIVDWLKNYAESARAKGFVVGVSGGIDSAVVSTLAAETGLNVLLIEMPIRQKAEQVNRAREHMENLQQRYTNVTAMSVDLTPTFNTFAETVEVDESAFPNKQLALANARSRLRMVTLYYYGQLHGLLVTGTGNKIEDFGVGFFTKYGDGGVDISPIADLTKTQVYELAKELNVIQSIQQAVPTDGLWDTERTDEEQMGASYPELEWAMSVYDTHQPEDFSGREREVLEIYTRLHKAMQHKINPIPVCNISPKLMK, translated from the coding sequence ATGCAAACCCAAGCTGTTGTCCGCCATATTGTCGATTGGTTGAAAAATTATGCCGAAAGCGCACGCGCCAAAGGCTTTGTAGTAGGCGTATCCGGCGGCATTGATTCTGCCGTTGTGTCCACGCTGGCCGCCGAAACCGGTCTGAACGTGTTGCTGATTGAAATGCCGATTCGCCAAAAAGCCGAGCAAGTCAACCGTGCACGCGAACACATGGAAAACTTGCAGCAACGCTACACCAACGTCACCGCCATGAGCGTGGACTTAACCCCGACATTTAACACTTTTGCCGAAACCGTTGAAGTCGATGAAAGCGCGTTTCCAAACAAACAACTTGCGCTAGCCAATGCCCGATCCCGCCTGCGCATGGTCACACTTTATTACTACGGCCAACTGCACGGCCTGCTCGTGACCGGTACCGGCAACAAAATCGAAGATTTCGGCGTGGGCTTTTTCACCAAATACGGCGATGGCGGCGTGGACATCAGCCCGATTGCCGACTTAACCAAAACCCAAGTTTACGAATTAGCTAAAGAACTGAATGTCATCCAATCCATTCAACAAGCCGTGCCGACTGACGGTTTGTGGGATACTGAGCGCACCGATGAAGAGCAAATGGGCGCAAGCTATCCCGAGCTCGAATGGGCGATGAGTGTTTACGATACCCATCAACCTGAAGATTTCAGCGGCCGTGAGCGCGAAGTTTTGGAAATCTATACGCGCTTGCATAAAGCCATGCAGCACAAAATCAACCCGATTCCGGTTTGTAACATTTCGCCTAAGTTAATGAAATAA